Proteins encoded in a region of the Onychostoma macrolepis isolate SWU-2019 chromosome 20, ASM1243209v1, whole genome shotgun sequence genome:
- the fzd3a gene encoding frizzled-3a isoform X1 — MDLLWILYSMLTVCMAINMEATGSHSMFTCEPITLRMCQGLAYNTTFMPNLLNHYDQQTAALAMEPFHPMVNLECSTEIRPFLCALYAPVCTEYGRVTLPCRRLCQRAKSDCYKLMDMFGVSWPDEMECSRFPDCYESYPRAIDLLPSSDGTEESPSSVQRDYGFWCPRELKIEPDLGYSFMGVRDCSPPCPNMYFRKDELLFARYFIGVVSIVCLSATLFTFLTFLIDVGRFRYPERPIIFYAVCYMMVSLVFFMGFLLEDRVSCNAASPGRFRASTITQGSHNKACTLLFMTLYFFTMAGSVWWVILTITWFLAAVPKWGSEAIEKKALLFHAVAWGVPGALTITLMAMNKIEGDSMSGVCFVGLYDLMALRWFLLVPLALDVVVGVVLLLAGIAALNRVRMEIPLEKENQDKLVKFMIRIAVFSVLYLVPLLTVIGCYLYEQSHRSVWETTWVQERCREYHIPCPFKVEQTSRPDIALFLIKYLMMLVVGIPSVFWVGSKKTCFEWASFFNGHRRKDSTVHESRQVLQEPDFTQLLLRDPNTPVVRKSRGTSTQGTSTHASSTHLAMLDEPPSASTSRAGSMRSKSSSFHGSLHRSRDGRYTACSYRGVEERLPHGSTLRLNDPLQHCGVNRLDSHSRHGSLQRLESQSRHSSVRDLTITAIQSSPGNGIHRVIEEDATKA; from the exons ATGGATCTCCTTTGGATTCTGTACTCCATGCTGACTGTATGTATGGCCATCAATATGGAAGCTACCGGGAGCCATAGCATGTTTACCTGTGAGCCTATCACATTAAGGATGTGCCAGGGCCTCGCCTACAATACCACCTTCATGCCCAACCTTCTGAATCACTATGATCAGCAGACCGCTGCTCTCGCCATGGAG CCCTTTCATCCCATGGTGAACTTGGAGTGCTCTACTGAAATTCGCCCATTCCTGTGTGCCCTTTACGCACCCGTTTGCACCGAGTACGGCCGCGTGACCCTGCCATGTCGGCGCCTGTGCCAACGTGCCAAGAGCGACTGCTACAAGCTGATGGacatgtttggggtcagttggCCAGATGAGATGGAGTGTAGCAG GTTTCCAGATTGTTATGAGTCTTACCCCCGAGCGATAGACCTGCTCCCGAGCAGTGACGGGACGGAGGAATCTCCCTCATCGGTTCAGCGGGACTACGGCTTCTGGTGTCCACGAGAGCTGAAGATCGAGCCTGACTTGGGTTACTCGTTCATGGGTGTGCGTGACTGTTCGCCCCCCTGCCCAAACATGTACTTCCGCAAAGACGAGCTCCTCTTTGCCCGCTATTTCATTGGCGTTGTCTCCATAGTCTGCCTGTCGGCGACGCTTTTCACCTTCCTGACCTTCCTCATCGATGTTGGCCGTTTTCGCTATCCTGAGCGGCCCATCATCTTCTACGCGGTCTGCTACATGATGGTGTCCCTGGTCTTCTTCATGGGTTTCCTGCTGGAGGATCGCGTGTCATGCAATGCAGCGAGCCCGGGTCGTTTCCGCGCCTCCACCATCACCCAGGGCTCCCACAACAAGGCCTGCACACTGCTCTTCATGACACTCTATTTCTTCACCATGGCAGGAAGCGTTTGGTGGGTCATCCTCACCATCACCTGGTTCCTGGCGGCCGTTCCCAAATGGGGAAGCGAAGCTATCGAGAAGAAGGCTTTGCTGTTCCACGCCGTGGCTTGGGGCGTCCCGGGAGCCCTTACTATCACCCTCATGGCTATGAACAAAATCGAGGGCGACAGCATGAGCGGCGTTTGTTTCGTGGGGCTCTATGACCTCATGGCTTTGCGCTGGTTCCTCTTGGTGCCTCTCGCATTGGATGTGGTCGTAGGTGTGGTGCTGCTGTTAGCGGGCATTGCCGCTCTGAATAGGGTCCGGATGGAGATTCCCCTAGAGAAGGAGAACCAGGACAAACTGGTGAAGTTCATGATCCGGATCGCCGTGTTCTCCGTCCTGTATCTGGTGCCTCTGCTGACCGTCATTGGATGCTATCTGTATGAACAGAGCCACAGATCAGTTTGGGAGACCACGTGGGTACAGGAGCGCTGTAGAGAGTATCACATCCCCTGCCCTTTTAAG GTGGAACAGACGAGCAGGCCGGATATCGCCTTGTTCCTCATCAAGTACCTGATGATGCTGGTGGTGGGAATCCCGTCAGTGTTTTGGGTCGGCAGTAAAAAGACCTGCTTCGAGTGGGCCAGTTTCTTCAACGGGCATCGCAGGAAAGA CAGCACGGTGCACGAGAGCAGGCAGGTGCTGCAGGAGCCCGACTTCACTCAGCTCCTCCTCAGGGACCCCAACACTCCAGTGGTGAGGAAGTCTAGAGGCACCTCGACACAGGGCACCTCCACCCATGCCTCTTCCACGCACCTCGCCATGCTGGACGAGCCCCCCAGTGCTAGCACCAGCCGCGCGGGCAGCATGCGCAGCAAATCAAGCAGCTTCCACGGCAGCCTGCATCGCTCCAGAGATGGCAG GTACACAGCTTGCAGTTATCGCGGCGTCGAGGAACGTCTTCCTCACGGGAGCACCCTGCGCCTTAATGATCCGCTCCAGCACTGCGGCGTCAACCGTCTCGACAGCCATTCACGCCACGGCAGCCTGCAGCGCCTGGAGAGCCAATCACGGCACAGCAGCGTGCGAGACCTCACCATCACAGCCATCCAAAGCAGCCCTGGCAACGGCATTCACCGTGTCATAGAGGAGGATGCCACCAAGGCGTGA
- the fzd3a gene encoding frizzled-3a isoform X2, whose product MDLLWILYSMLTVCMAINMEATGSHSMFTCEPITLRMCQGLAYNTTFMPNLLNHYDQQTAALAMEPFHPMVNLECSTEIRPFLCALYAPVCTEYGRVTLPCRRLCQRAKSDCYKLMDMFGVSWPDEMECSRFPDCYESYPRAIDLLPSSDGTEESPSSVQRDYGFWCPRELKIEPDLGYSFMGVRDCSPPCPNMYFRKDELLFARYFIGVVSIVCLSATLFTFLTFLIDVGRFRYPERPIIFYAVCYMMVSLVFFMGFLLEDRVSCNAASPGRFRASTITQGSHNKACTLLFMTLYFFTMAGSVWWVILTITWFLAAVPKWGSEAIEKKALLFHAVAWGVPGALTITLMAMNKIEGDSMSGVCFVGLYDLMALRWFLLVPLALDVVVGVVLLLAGIAALNRVRMEIPLEKENQDKLVKFMIRIAVFSVLYLVPLLTVIGCYLYEQSHRSVWETTWVQERCREYHIPCPFKVEQTSRPDIALFLIKYLMMLVVGIPSVFWVGSKKTCFEWASFFNGHRRKDTVHESRQVLQEPDFTQLLLRDPNTPVVRKSRGTSTQGTSTHASSTHLAMLDEPPSASTSRAGSMRSKSSSFHGSLHRSRDGRYTACSYRGVEERLPHGSTLRLNDPLQHCGVNRLDSHSRHGSLQRLESQSRHSSVRDLTITAIQSSPGNGIHRVIEEDATKA is encoded by the exons ATGGATCTCCTTTGGATTCTGTACTCCATGCTGACTGTATGTATGGCCATCAATATGGAAGCTACCGGGAGCCATAGCATGTTTACCTGTGAGCCTATCACATTAAGGATGTGCCAGGGCCTCGCCTACAATACCACCTTCATGCCCAACCTTCTGAATCACTATGATCAGCAGACCGCTGCTCTCGCCATGGAG CCCTTTCATCCCATGGTGAACTTGGAGTGCTCTACTGAAATTCGCCCATTCCTGTGTGCCCTTTACGCACCCGTTTGCACCGAGTACGGCCGCGTGACCCTGCCATGTCGGCGCCTGTGCCAACGTGCCAAGAGCGACTGCTACAAGCTGATGGacatgtttggggtcagttggCCAGATGAGATGGAGTGTAGCAG GTTTCCAGATTGTTATGAGTCTTACCCCCGAGCGATAGACCTGCTCCCGAGCAGTGACGGGACGGAGGAATCTCCCTCATCGGTTCAGCGGGACTACGGCTTCTGGTGTCCACGAGAGCTGAAGATCGAGCCTGACTTGGGTTACTCGTTCATGGGTGTGCGTGACTGTTCGCCCCCCTGCCCAAACATGTACTTCCGCAAAGACGAGCTCCTCTTTGCCCGCTATTTCATTGGCGTTGTCTCCATAGTCTGCCTGTCGGCGACGCTTTTCACCTTCCTGACCTTCCTCATCGATGTTGGCCGTTTTCGCTATCCTGAGCGGCCCATCATCTTCTACGCGGTCTGCTACATGATGGTGTCCCTGGTCTTCTTCATGGGTTTCCTGCTGGAGGATCGCGTGTCATGCAATGCAGCGAGCCCGGGTCGTTTCCGCGCCTCCACCATCACCCAGGGCTCCCACAACAAGGCCTGCACACTGCTCTTCATGACACTCTATTTCTTCACCATGGCAGGAAGCGTTTGGTGGGTCATCCTCACCATCACCTGGTTCCTGGCGGCCGTTCCCAAATGGGGAAGCGAAGCTATCGAGAAGAAGGCTTTGCTGTTCCACGCCGTGGCTTGGGGCGTCCCGGGAGCCCTTACTATCACCCTCATGGCTATGAACAAAATCGAGGGCGACAGCATGAGCGGCGTTTGTTTCGTGGGGCTCTATGACCTCATGGCTTTGCGCTGGTTCCTCTTGGTGCCTCTCGCATTGGATGTGGTCGTAGGTGTGGTGCTGCTGTTAGCGGGCATTGCCGCTCTGAATAGGGTCCGGATGGAGATTCCCCTAGAGAAGGAGAACCAGGACAAACTGGTGAAGTTCATGATCCGGATCGCCGTGTTCTCCGTCCTGTATCTGGTGCCTCTGCTGACCGTCATTGGATGCTATCTGTATGAACAGAGCCACAGATCAGTTTGGGAGACCACGTGGGTACAGGAGCGCTGTAGAGAGTATCACATCCCCTGCCCTTTTAAG GTGGAACAGACGAGCAGGCCGGATATCGCCTTGTTCCTCATCAAGTACCTGATGATGCTGGTGGTGGGAATCCCGTCAGTGTTTTGGGTCGGCAGTAAAAAGACCTGCTTCGAGTGGGCCAGTTTCTTCAACGGGCATCGCAGGAAAGA CACGGTGCACGAGAGCAGGCAGGTGCTGCAGGAGCCCGACTTCACTCAGCTCCTCCTCAGGGACCCCAACACTCCAGTGGTGAGGAAGTCTAGAGGCACCTCGACACAGGGCACCTCCACCCATGCCTCTTCCACGCACCTCGCCATGCTGGACGAGCCCCCCAGTGCTAGCACCAGCCGCGCGGGCAGCATGCGCAGCAAATCAAGCAGCTTCCACGGCAGCCTGCATCGCTCCAGAGATGGCAG GTACACAGCTTGCAGTTATCGCGGCGTCGAGGAACGTCTTCCTCACGGGAGCACCCTGCGCCTTAATGATCCGCTCCAGCACTGCGGCGTCAACCGTCTCGACAGCCATTCACGCCACGGCAGCCTGCAGCGCCTGGAGAGCCAATCACGGCACAGCAGCGTGCGAGACCTCACCATCACAGCCATCCAAAGCAGCCCTGGCAACGGCATTCACCGTGTCATAGAGGAGGATGCCACCAAGGCGTGA
- the fbxo16 gene encoding F-box only protein 16 isoform X1, giving the protein MVKDATSSQNKNADQTEYLDTSKSSALQCSCIGTKNIVFEERRNLLGKWFEKWTDSQRKQVLQDCFSRCSAGQLKHLRQTLSSWVPEESLDLTRVLPRVISLYIFSFLDPRSLCRCAQVSWHWKNLVELDQLWMPKCLKLGWCITFTPTPFEQGVWKRHYIETVHELHISRPKAPVKEEFIIPEVKVIGSEIEGSLPVNGQRELKSVLSSLHGKSKDGNGLVKSAKGLPPWRDSDRHPTDTIRFNYLDNLDPVDHARKVLIKGKSATIRQESTMKAPSHSTYKLRKAKSLMFLSLDLSAAGKQNQNRPQWAAQNLEALPANKDSIKRLSQTSQWNAGIRPGPVRPPVPRLSKEGLRASQRSHRSTPTVSLFEGQP; this is encoded by the exons ATGG TGAAAGATGCCACAAGCTCCCAGAACAAAAATGCAGACCAAACTGAGTACCTGGACACCTCTAAATCATCAGCTCTCCAATGCTCATGTATAGGAACCAAAAATATA GTTTTTGAAGAGAGAAGAAATTTACTTGGAAAGTGG TTTGAGAAGTGGACAGATAGCCAGCGGAAACAGGTGCTACAAGACTGTTTCTCCAGATGCTCTGCTGGCCAGCTGAAACATCTCAGACAGACTCTGAGCAGCTGGGTACCAGAGGAGTCTCTTGACCTCACTAGGGTACTTCCCAGGGTCATATCACTCTATATATTTTCATTCCTTGACCCCCGAAGCCTCTGTAGATGTGCTCAG GTGAGCTGGCATTGGAAAAACCTGGTTGAGCTTGACCAACTGTGGATGCCTAAATGTCTGAAACTAGGCTGGTGCATAACCTTTACTCCAACACCATTTGAACAAGGTGTATGGAAGAGGCATTACATAGAGACAGTGCACGAGCTGCATATTAGCAGGCCCAAG GCGCCTGTGAAGGAAGAGTTTATTATCCCTGAGGTAAAAGTAATTGGCAGTGAGATAGAGGGGTCACTTCCTGTGAACGGTCAAAGGGAGTTGAAATCTGTCCTCTCGAGTCTCCATGGGAAGAGTAAAGATGGGAATGGCTTGGTGAAATCAGCCAAAGGTCTTCCGCCGTGGAGAGACTCAGACAGGCATCCCACTGACACAATACGCTTTAACTACTTGGATAACCTTGACCCAGTTGACCATGCAAGAAAAGT ACTGATAAAGGGAAAAAGTGCTACAATAAGACAGGAAAGCACTATGAAAGCACCATCTCACTCAACATACAAGCTGCGCAAGGCCAAATCTTTG ATGTTTTTATCCTTGGATCTCAGTGCAGCTGGAAAGCAAAACCAAAACAGGCCACAATGGGCAGCACAGAACTTAGAAGCACTTCCGGCTAACAAGGACTCCATAAAGAGACTTTCCCAGACCTCCCAATGGAATGCAGGGATACGTCCTGGTCCTGTAAGGCCTCCAGTGCCCAGACTGAGTAAGGAGGGGCTCCGTGCATCACAGAGATCCCATAGAAGCACACCAA CTGTGTCTCTTTTCGAAGGACAGCCATGA
- the fbxo16 gene encoding F-box only protein 16 isoform X2: MPQAPRTKMQTKLSTWTPLNHQLSNAHVFEERRNLLGKWFEKWTDSQRKQVLQDCFSRCSAGQLKHLRQTLSSWVPEESLDLTRVLPRVISLYIFSFLDPRSLCRCAQVSWHWKNLVELDQLWMPKCLKLGWCITFTPTPFEQGVWKRHYIETVHELHISRPKAPVKEEFIIPEVKVIGSEIEGSLPVNGQRELKSVLSSLHGKSKDGNGLVKSAKGLPPWRDSDRHPTDTIRFNYLDNLDPVDHARKVLIKGKSATIRQESTMKAPSHSTYKLRKAKSLMFLSLDLSAAGKQNQNRPQWAAQNLEALPANKDSIKRLSQTSQWNAGIRPGPVRPPVPRLSKEGLRASQRSHRSTPTVSLFEGQP; encoded by the exons ATGCCACAAGCTCCCAGAACAAAAATGCAGACCAAACTGAGTACCTGGACACCTCTAAATCATCAGCTCTCCAATGCTCAT GTTTTTGAAGAGAGAAGAAATTTACTTGGAAAGTGG TTTGAGAAGTGGACAGATAGCCAGCGGAAACAGGTGCTACAAGACTGTTTCTCCAGATGCTCTGCTGGCCAGCTGAAACATCTCAGACAGACTCTGAGCAGCTGGGTACCAGAGGAGTCTCTTGACCTCACTAGGGTACTTCCCAGGGTCATATCACTCTATATATTTTCATTCCTTGACCCCCGAAGCCTCTGTAGATGTGCTCAG GTGAGCTGGCATTGGAAAAACCTGGTTGAGCTTGACCAACTGTGGATGCCTAAATGTCTGAAACTAGGCTGGTGCATAACCTTTACTCCAACACCATTTGAACAAGGTGTATGGAAGAGGCATTACATAGAGACAGTGCACGAGCTGCATATTAGCAGGCCCAAG GCGCCTGTGAAGGAAGAGTTTATTATCCCTGAGGTAAAAGTAATTGGCAGTGAGATAGAGGGGTCACTTCCTGTGAACGGTCAAAGGGAGTTGAAATCTGTCCTCTCGAGTCTCCATGGGAAGAGTAAAGATGGGAATGGCTTGGTGAAATCAGCCAAAGGTCTTCCGCCGTGGAGAGACTCAGACAGGCATCCCACTGACACAATACGCTTTAACTACTTGGATAACCTTGACCCAGTTGACCATGCAAGAAAAGT ACTGATAAAGGGAAAAAGTGCTACAATAAGACAGGAAAGCACTATGAAAGCACCATCTCACTCAACATACAAGCTGCGCAAGGCCAAATCTTTG ATGTTTTTATCCTTGGATCTCAGTGCAGCTGGAAAGCAAAACCAAAACAGGCCACAATGGGCAGCACAGAACTTAGAAGCACTTCCGGCTAACAAGGACTCCATAAAGAGACTTTCCCAGACCTCCCAATGGAATGCAGGGATACGTCCTGGTCCTGTAAGGCCTCCAGTGCCCAGACTGAGTAAGGAGGGGCTCCGTGCATCACAGAGATCCCATAGAAGCACACCAA CTGTGTCTCTTTTCGAAGGACAGCCATGA